A window of Lacibacter sediminis contains these coding sequences:
- the sov gene encoding T9SS outer membrane translocon Sov/SprA has translation MQRTISGIALLTIVLTCFTLVSYCGIPLPQTPLRDTTPGLRFPLTDRRGDAFTEPNRNTFDLQRPSNIKDSIAYDPATKRYYIYEKIGRSWYRKPSYLTFEEMLAYKSRQDERDYFQRRLNTTLNLNRKILDPKLQVRPGFFNRLFSNTGIPKVEIRPQGDVTLTAGYIGQNIKNPTLPERARKNGGFDFDMNANFGLNAKIGDKLNFPVTYNTLANFQFENQLKLDYVGNTDAIIKRIEAGNIQFPARGTLMPGASALFGLKTELQFGKLYVTAVLANQNSNRQQVQLAGGTGLQQFQVKADEYEENRHFLLAQYFKKNYNKNMKNIPAVTTPVQILRMEVWVTNRTGSTTENRNVVALMDLGESQPNNPNVFSLTSSDLPQNGANDLYQRMVNDPATRDAALITNRLQSFGLTAVQDFERTFARKLRPEEYYFNPQIGFISLNTILQPDEVLGVAFQYAVNGKVYQVGEFSNDVTPDTTANNSGTQKVLFLKMLKATSQRPLLPIWDLMMKNVYSVGYGQLERKDFKLNILYQEPGGGEKRYIPEGEEKGRPIIELVNLDRLNNQNDPQPDGVFDYIEGFTINSQLSRVIFPLLEPFGKDLEYIFRGVDSNELRQKYLFYPLYDSIKWVAQQSPQLNRYVFRGASRSAGGGGDIPLGAFNVPQGSVTVTAGGQTLRENVDYTVDYNLGTVKIINQAIVNSGVPINVGFENNATFGMQNRNFMALRLDYKAIERQNKQLNIGAAVMRLGERPFFTKMNYGDDPIRNTMIGADVNYRSDWKRMTKWLDGLPFYSTRQLSNINVYGEAAQIIPSTAKQIRPEKGGGGLIYIDDFEGTRNGIDLRFPFIAWSLASTPFKAQDRFGVELFPEASLNDDLQYGYNRAKLAWYNIEPVLQQRRDPNNPLGGNLTELSDPRVRFVNRQEIFPQVTPDLGQNQLITFDLAFYPTQRGPYNFDARNGSINPSNGKLLNPRNRWGGIMRAIDQIDFETNNIEFIEMWVQDPFILNPTSTGGQMYFNLGNISEDILKDGRRFYENGLSTTQTPAREDFSNWARVPRNPIQIAQAFSNIVEERPQQDVGLDGRADSAEVRVFSSFLSQYQTNIGGGAAYQALLADPSTDNYKHFRVDQPDNASILSRYKDFNNPQGNSPVASNDIQYTSAATLYPDNEDLNRDNTLNEVEEYFQYHLELRPKDDPLMQVGQNYIADRREVDIKLADGNSRKETWFLFRIPVKEYEQKVGNIPDFKSIRFMRMFMTGFDDSLVVRFGKLELVRNMWRSYQFDLDTTGQYKPLQNQGLTSFNVTAVNVEENDNRVPVNYVIPPGIERVQQLSNNGVNLLQNESSLSVQVCDLQDGDSRAVFKTLNHDLRQYKRVRMFMHAESRGKTDNLQDGQAIAVIRFGTDFINNYYEVRMPLKVTRWGTYPRPGNGPNDTSAVWPGANQFDLSLEELVRFKLRRTGGVNSVYSEDRGNGVRWAVMGNPNLGEVKGFLVGVENNRNDANSTVCAEVWVNELRLSGLDEKGGWAGTGRVDIQLADLGTVSISGSARSAGFGTIEQRVNERSREFFYQFDVATQLQLGKLLPKKSGLEIPFYASYSQTVMNPEYDPYDQDIKFKDKLKTVTNKDSVKNIAQDFSAITTVNVTNMRKNKTNGKPAKIYDVSNFDVSYSYTKTEKRNPLIENDVIEKHYGGLGYNYAPQPKFIEPFKKLIKYRSPWWNIIKDFNFNYRPSLLSFRADINRQFGAVRAREVTIPGVAPSPFKIPETYDKYFVFDRVYNMRWDLTRSINIDFSATNNARVDEPFGRINTKEKKDSIRKNLLKGGRNTIYRQTANASYNLPLAKIPALDWTTARFNYNTTYNWIGASRLAANLGNTIENSQTRVFTGQLDFVRLYQKSKFLRALETEKDPNAKPTLASPNIKFNPKDTVGKSKKYVAKLFRRLNRLEAKKDKSLTFEPSGAARFFGQILTSVKSINLNYNESFNSRLPGYTDSTQYLGQNWRSGAPSFGYIFGKQPDDRWLDDAARKGWVTRDTNFNFLFSQSYRQELKAEATVEPFRDFTIDFNLTRSFSKNYSQLFKDTTGNGTFGHLSPLASGGFDISFISYQTMFRKFSATTPGQSFLQFEQNRQILSERLGKANPYSGNQVNPDGYYKGYGRYAQDVLVPAFIAAYTDQDPLKVGLLDQKNRRVNDNPFKRYLPKPNWRLTYNGLSRIPGLDQIFTNFSITHGYSSNLSMNNFTSALLYADDFGLGYPSFIDTISNNFVPFFIVPNLTISERFSPLIGIDVQMTNQLNFKVDYGRSRTISLSLIDFQVSEVRSVEITVGAGWRKRGLKLPFKVPFTKNDSKTLSNDLSFRFDMTYRDNATSNNILDQRNTIPTGGQKILSINPSIDYVLNNRVRLRLFFEQTRVIGYIATPPPVVNTRAGLQINISLAQ, from the coding sequence ATGCAACGCACCATATCTGGAATTGCCCTCCTGACCATTGTACTGACCTGCTTCACATTGGTGAGTTACTGCGGTATTCCTTTGCCACAAACACCGTTGAGAGATACAACTCCTGGTTTACGTTTTCCATTGACCGATCGCAGAGGTGATGCTTTTACAGAACCAAACCGTAATACGTTTGATCTGCAACGCCCATCAAACATCAAAGATTCCATTGCATACGATCCGGCAACAAAAAGATATTATATCTACGAAAAGATCGGCCGCAGCTGGTATCGTAAACCCAGCTATCTCACTTTCGAAGAAATGCTGGCTTACAAAAGCAGACAGGATGAACGTGATTATTTTCAACGCAGGCTCAATACCACACTAAACCTCAACCGTAAAATACTTGATCCGAAACTACAGGTAAGACCGGGTTTCTTTAATCGTTTATTCAGCAACACCGGTATTCCAAAGGTAGAGATCCGTCCGCAGGGTGATGTTACATTAACTGCCGGTTATATCGGTCAGAATATCAAGAACCCAACCTTGCCTGAACGTGCAAGGAAGAATGGTGGTTTTGATTTTGATATGAATGCCAATTTTGGTTTGAATGCTAAGATCGGCGACAAACTTAATTTCCCTGTTACGTACAATACACTCGCCAACTTCCAGTTCGAAAATCAATTGAAGCTCGATTATGTTGGTAATACAGATGCTATTATCAAACGTATTGAAGCTGGTAATATTCAATTCCCCGCACGTGGTACTTTAATGCCGGGTGCATCTGCATTGTTTGGTTTGAAAACTGAACTTCAGTTTGGTAAGCTGTACGTGACGGCAGTATTAGCAAATCAAAATTCAAATCGTCAACAGGTGCAATTAGCAGGTGGTACCGGTTTGCAGCAGTTCCAGGTAAAGGCTGATGAATACGAAGAGAACCGTCACTTCTTACTCGCACAATATTTTAAGAAGAATTATAATAAAAACATGAAGAATATTCCGGCAGTTACAACACCGGTTCAAATTCTTCGTATGGAAGTATGGGTCACCAACCGCACAGGTTCAACAACTGAAAACAGGAATGTTGTTGCGTTGATGGATCTTGGTGAATCACAACCCAATAATCCGAATGTATTTTCACTCACATCATCTGATCTTCCGCAAAATGGTGCAAACGATCTTTACCAACGGATGGTGAATGATCCTGCAACAAGAGATGCAGCATTGATCACAAACCGTTTACAAAGTTTTGGTTTAACAGCCGTGCAGGATTTTGAACGCACATTTGCACGTAAGCTTCGTCCGGAAGAATATTATTTTAATCCACAGATCGGTTTTATTTCACTCAATACAATTCTGCAACCCGATGAAGTATTGGGTGTGGCTTTTCAATATGCCGTGAATGGCAAAGTGTACCAGGTGGGTGAATTTTCGAATGATGTTACACCTGATACAACTGCAAACAACAGTGGTACACAAAAAGTACTGTTCCTGAAAATGTTGAAGGCAACATCACAACGTCCGTTGTTACCGATCTGGGATTTGATGATGAAGAACGTTTACTCGGTTGGTTATGGTCAGCTGGAACGGAAAGATTTTAAACTCAATATTCTTTACCAGGAACCGGGTGGTGGTGAAAAAAGATACATTCCTGAAGGTGAAGAAAAAGGAAGACCAATCATTGAATTAGTAAATCTTGATCGACTCAATAATCAAAACGATCCGCAGCCCGATGGTGTATTTGATTATATTGAAGGATTTACCATCAACTCACAACTCAGCCGTGTTATCTTTCCTTTGCTTGAACCGTTTGGTAAAGACCTAGAATATATTTTCCGTGGTGTCGATTCAAATGAACTGCGACAGAAATATTTATTCTATCCTTTGTATGATTCAATTAAATGGGTTGCACAGCAATCGCCACAATTGAACCGCTATGTTTTCCGTGGTGCATCACGTAGTGCAGGTGGCGGTGGTGATATTCCATTAGGTGCATTCAATGTGCCACAGGGCTCAGTTACTGTTACAGCAGGTGGACAAACGTTAAGAGAGAATGTTGATTACACTGTTGATTATAATCTTGGTACGGTGAAGATCATCAACCAGGCAATTGTAAACTCAGGTGTGCCCATTAATGTAGGGTTTGAAAATAACGCTACGTTCGGTATGCAGAACCGAAACTTCATGGCACTGCGTTTAGACTACAAAGCCATCGAGCGTCAAAACAAACAACTGAATATTGGTGCAGCAGTGATGCGTTTAGGTGAGCGGCCTTTCTTCACCAAAATGAATTATGGTGATGATCCGATCCGCAATACCATGATCGGTGCAGATGTAAACTATCGCAGCGATTGGAAACGTATGACAAAGTGGTTAGATGGTTTGCCTTTTTATTCTACACGACAGCTTTCAAATATTAATGTATATGGTGAAGCTGCACAAATTATTCCAAGTACAGCCAAACAAATTCGTCCTGAGAAAGGCGGAGGTGGTTTAATTTATATTGATGACTTTGAAGGAACACGTAATGGTATTGATCTTCGTTTCCCTTTCATAGCATGGTCGCTTGCATCAACACCATTTAAAGCACAGGATCGTTTTGGTGTTGAACTATTTCCTGAAGCATCATTAAATGATGATCTGCAGTATGGCTACAACCGTGCAAAACTTGCCTGGTATAATATTGAACCGGTACTGCAACAACGTCGTGATCCAAACAATCCTTTAGGTGGTAACCTTACTGAGTTATCTGATCCCCGTGTGCGTTTTGTAAACAGGCAGGAAATATTTCCACAGGTAACACCTGATCTGGGTCAAAACCAATTGATCACATTCGATCTTGCTTTTTATCCAACACAAAGAGGTCCGTATAATTTTGATGCACGTAATGGTAGTATCAATCCTTCAAATGGTAAGTTATTAAATCCACGAAACAGGTGGGGTGGTATTATGCGTGCCATCGATCAGATCGATTTCGAAACAAACAATATTGAGTTTATTGAAATGTGGGTACAAGATCCATTCATCCTCAACCCAACAAGCACCGGTGGACAGATGTATTTCAACCTCGGTAATATTTCTGAAGATATCTTAAAAGATGGTCGCAGGTTTTATGAAAATGGATTGAGTACAACACAAACACCAGCACGTGAAGATTTCAGTAACTGGGCAAGAGTACCACGTAACCCCATCCAGATAGCACAGGCATTCAGCAATATTGTTGAAGAACGTCCGCAGCAGGATGTTGGTTTAGATGGAAGAGCAGATAGTGCAGAGGTTCGTGTATTCAGCAGTTTCTTAAGTCAATATCAAACAAATATTGGTGGCGGTGCTGCATACCAAGCATTACTCGCTGACCCAAGTACAGATAACTACAAACACTTCCGTGTTGATCAGCCTGATAACGCAAGTATCCTTAGCCGTTACAAAGATTTTAATAACCCACAGGGAAACAGCCCTGTAGCTAGCAACGACATTCAGTACACCTCTGCTGCAACTTTGTATCCTGATAACGAAGATCTCAACCGTGATAATACGTTGAATGAAGTGGAAGAATATTTCCAGTATCATCTAGAGTTACGTCCAAAAGATGATCCGTTGATGCAGGTGGGGCAGAATTATATTGCCGACAGAAGAGAAGTGGATATTAAACTGGCTGATGGTAATTCACGTAAAGAAACATGGTTCCTCTTCAGGATACCTGTTAAAGAATATGAGCAGAAGGTGGGAAATATTCCTGACTTTAAGTCGATCCGTTTCATGCGTATGTTCATGACGGGTTTTGATGATTCATTGGTTGTTCGTTTTGGTAAACTGGAACTGGTGCGTAACATGTGGCGCTCTTACCAATTCGATCTTGATACAACAGGACAATACAAACCGTTACAAAACCAAGGTCTTACTTCATTTAACGTTACAGCTGTTAACGTTGAAGAAAACGATAATCGTGTTCCGGTGAATTATGTGATTCCTCCCGGAATTGAACGTGTGCAGCAGTTAAGTAATAATGGTGTAAACCTGTTGCAGAACGAATCATCGCTTAGTGTGCAGGTTTGTGATCTGCAGGATGGTGACAGCCGTGCTGTATTTAAAACACTCAATCATGATCTGCGTCAATACAAACGTGTACGGATGTTCATGCACGCAGAATCAAGAGGTAAAACAGATAATTTGCAAGATGGCCAGGCAATTGCTGTGATCCGGTTTGGTACCGACTTCATCAATAACTATTATGAAGTGCGCATGCCGTTAAAAGTTACAAGGTGGGGAACATATCCCCGTCCCGGTAATGGACCAAACGATACGAGTGCGGTGTGGCCGGGCGCAAACCAATTTGATCTGAGTTTGGAAGAATTGGTACGTTTCAAACTGCGTCGTACCGGTGGCGTGAATTCTGTTTATTCAGAAGACAGAGGTAACGGTGTTCGTTGGGCTGTTATGGGTAATCCAAATCTTGGTGAAGTGAAAGGCTTCTTAGTTGGTGTGGAGAATAACCGTAACGATGCCAATTCAACTGTATGCGCTGAAGTGTGGGTGAATGAATTACGTTTAAGTGGTTTGGATGAGAAGGGTGGATGGGCAGGTACAGGTCGTGTAGATATTCAACTGGCCGATCTTGGAACAGTTTCTATTTCAGGTTCTGCACGCAGTGCAGGATTTGGTACCATTGAACAGCGAGTGAATGAACGTAGCCGTGAATTCTTCTATCAGTTTGATGTGGCTACCCAATTACAGCTGGGTAAATTATTACCAAAGAAATCTGGGCTTGAAATTCCGTTCTACGCCAGCTATTCACAAACAGTTATGAATCCTGAATATGATCCTTATGATCAGGATATAAAGTTCAAAGACAAATTAAAAACAGTAACGAATAAAGATTCGGTTAAGAATATTGCACAGGATTTTTCTGCCATCACTACGGTGAATGTAACCAACATGCGGAAAAATAAAACCAACGGGAAGCCTGCAAAAATTTATGATGTTTCGAATTTTGATGTGAGCTATTCTTATACGAAAACAGAAAAGCGTAATCCGCTCATTGAAAATGATGTGATCGAAAAACATTATGGTGGTCTTGGTTATAACTATGCCCCACAGCCGAAATTTATTGAGCCGTTTAAAAAACTCATCAAGTACCGCAGCCCGTGGTGGAATATTATTAAAGATTTCAACTTCAACTACAGACCAAGCCTGTTAAGTTTCCGTGCAGATATCAATCGCCAGTTTGGTGCGGTGCGTGCAAGAGAAGTAACGATTCCGGGTGTGGCTCCAAGTCCGTTTAAAATTCCGGAGACCTACGATAAGTATTTTGTGTTTGACCGTGTGTACAATATGCGTTGGGATCTCACACGTTCGATCAATATCGATTTCAGCGCAACCAACAATGCACGTGTGGATGAACCGTTTGGCCGCATCAATACAAAAGAGAAGAAAGACAGCATCCGCAAAAACCTGTTGAAAGGCGGGCGTAATACCATCTATCGTCAAACAGCTAACGCATCTTATAACTTGCCATTGGCAAAGATCCCTGCCTTGGATTGGACAACTGCACGATTCAATTATAATACAACGTACAATTGGATCGGTGCATCACGTTTAGCTGCGAACCTTGGTAACACGATTGAAAATTCACAGACGAGAGTGTTTACAGGTCAGCTTGATTTTGTTCGCTTGTATCAGAAATCAAAATTTTTGCGTGCACTTGAAACGGAGAAAGATCCGAATGCAAAACCAACACTTGCATCGCCTAATATTAAATTTAATCCAAAAGATACTGTTGGCAAGAGCAAGAAGTATGTGGCGAAATTATTCCGTCGGTTGAACAGGCTGGAAGCGAAGAAAGACAAGAGTCTCACATTTGAACCAAGTGGAGCTGCAAGATTCTTTGGTCAGATATTAACTTCAGTAAAAAGTATTAATCTTAATTACAACGAATCGTTTAACTCACGCCTGCCGGGTTATACTGACAGTACTCAATACCTCGGACAAAACTGGCGTTCAGGTGCACCGAGCTTTGGTTATATTTTTGGCAAACAACCTGATGACCGCTGGCTTGATGATGCAGCAAGAAAAGGTTGGGTTACACGTGATACCAATTTCAACTTCCTGTTTTCACAGAGTTACAGGCAGGAGCTGAAAGCTGAAGCAACTGTTGAACCGTTCCGGGATTTCACCATTGATTTTAACCTTACACGTTCGTTCAGCAAAAACTATTCGCAACTGTTTAAAGACACTACAGGTAACGGCACTTTCGGTCATTTGAGTCCGTTAGCAAGCGGTGGTTTCGATATCAGCTTTATTTCTTACCAAACGATGTTCAGGAAATTCTCGGCTACAACGCCTGGTCAATCGTTCCTGCAGTTTGAACAGAACAGGCAGATATTATCTGAACGTTTGGGTAAAGCAAATCCTTACAGCGGTAACCAGGTAAATCCTGATGGTTATTATAAAGGTTATGGTCGTTATGCGCAGGATGTTTTGGTGCCTGCGTTTATTGCAGCATACACCGACCAGGATCCATTGAAAGTTGGTTTGCTCGATCAGAAGAACCGTCGTGTGAATGATAATCCATTCAAACGTTATTTACCAAAACCAAACTGGCGGTTAACGTATAATGGCTTGTCGAGAATTCCGGGTCTCGATCAGATATTTACCAACTTCAGCATTACACATGGTTACAGCAGTAACCTGAGTATGAATAATTTTACTTCTGCTCTTTTATACGCTGATGATTTTGGATTGGGTTATCCATCGTTCATCGATACCATCTCGAACAACTTTGTTCCGTTCTTCATTGTACCTAACCTTACCATCAGTGAACGGTTCTCGCCGTTGATCGGTATTGATGTGCAGATGACCAATCAGCTCAACTTTAAAGTTGATTACGGCCGCAGTCGTACCATCAGTTTAAGTTTGATCGATTTCCAGGTGAGTGAAGTAAGAAGTGTTGAAATTACAGTTGGTGCAGGCTGGCGCAAACGTGGATTGAAACTTCCGTTTAAAGTGCCATTTACAAAGAACGATTCAAAAACATTATCAAATGATCTCAGCTTCCGTTTTGATATGACTTATCGTGATAATGCTACATCAAACAATATTCTTGATCAACGGAATACCATCCCAACTGGCGGACAGAAAATTCTCTCCATCAATCCATCGATCGATTATGTACTCAACAATCGTGTAAGATTGCGTTTGTTCTTTGAACAAACACGAGTGATCGGTTACATTGCTACACCACCACCGGTTGTCAATACAAGAGCTGGGTTGCAGATCAATATTAGTTTGGCACAATAA
- a CDS encoding GNAT family N-acetyltransferase translates to MEILQSDDGKKGAFYIEQDGERLAEMTYVWAGESKFIIDHTEVSDKLAGKGAGKQLVAKAVEFAREKAVKILPLCPFAHSVFKKTPAYSDVL, encoded by the coding sequence ATGGAAATACTTCAATCAGACGACGGCAAGAAAGGTGCTTTTTATATTGAACAGGATGGCGAACGCCTTGCAGAAATGACATACGTATGGGCAGGCGAAAGCAAATTCATTATCGATCATACCGAAGTAAGTGATAAGCTTGCAGGAAAAGGTGCAGGCAAACAATTAGTAGCAAAAGCTGTTGAATTTGCAAGAGAGAAAGCTGTAAAAATTCTCCCGCTATGTCCTTTTGCTCACAGCGTCTTTAAGAAAACACCTGCATACAGCGATGTGCTTTGA
- a CDS encoding enoyl-ACP reductase FabI — MSHQLLKGKKGIIFGALDEKSIAWKTALKCYEEGAQIVLTNAPVALRMGEINKLAEACGNAPVIGADVTNMDDLKNLFEKSMEHFGGKVDFVLHSIGMSLNVRKGKHYTELNYEWNTKTLDISAMSLHRVLRTAWDMDAINEWGSVVALTYIAAQRVFPDYNEMADAKSLLESITRSFGYHYAVKNKVRVNTISQSPTKTTAGSGVKGFDGFINYAEKMSPLGNATAEDCANYIAVMFSDLTRYVTMQNLFHDGGFSFTGVTAEVIEQMEK, encoded by the coding sequence ATGAGTCATCAATTACTGAAAGGGAAAAAGGGCATCATCTTCGGTGCTTTGGATGAAAAGTCGATTGCCTGGAAAACGGCGTTGAAATGTTATGAAGAAGGTGCGCAGATCGTTTTGACCAATGCACCTGTTGCTTTGCGTATGGGCGAGATCAATAAACTGGCTGAAGCCTGTGGTAATGCGCCGGTGATTGGAGCTGATGTAACAAATATGGATGACCTCAAGAATCTCTTTGAAAAATCAATGGAGCATTTTGGTGGCAAGGTTGATTTTGTGCTGCATTCAATTGGTATGAGTCTGAACGTTCGCAAGGGTAAACATTATACAGAACTCAATTACGAGTGGAATACAAAAACACTTGATATTTCTGCAATGAGCCTGCACCGTGTTTTACGTACTGCATGGGATATGGACGCCATCAACGAATGGGGTAGTGTGGTTGCTCTTACTTATATTGCTGCACAACGTGTGTTTCCTGATTATAATGAAATGGCTGATGCAAAATCATTGCTTGAAAGTATTACCCGCAGCTTTGGCTATCATTATGCTGTTAAGAACAAGGTGCGTGTAAACACGATTTCACAATCGCCTACAAAAACAACTGCAGGTAGTGGCGTAAAAGGATTTGATGGTTTCATTAACTATGCAGAAAAAATGAGTCCCCTGGGTAATGCCACTGCAGAAGATTGTGCAAATTATATTGCTGTAATGTTCAGCGATCTTACACGTTATGTAACGATGCAGAATCTTTTCCATGATGGTGGTTTCAGCTTTACCGGTGTAACGGCTGAAGTAATCGAACAGATGGAAAAATAA
- a CDS encoding SemiSWEET family sugar transporter, with amino-acid sequence MDPFWVKAVGLFASILSSATFVPQVYKAWRTKSVGDLSIYTILIVTTSTMVWLVYGIFNDPLLVPVVLCNGFIFLLSLVLLYFKFTFKK; translated from the coding sequence ATGGATCCTTTTTGGGTTAAGGCTGTTGGCCTCTTTGCATCCATACTGAGTAGTGCCACATTTGTGCCGCAGGTATATAAAGCATGGCGAACAAAAAGTGTGGGCGATCTGAGTATTTACACCATCCTGATTGTAACCACCAGTACCATGGTTTGGCTCGTATATGGCATCTTTAATGATCCGCTGCTGGTGCCTGTGGTGTTGTGTAATGGTTTTATTTTTCTACTCTCTTTAGTATTGCTGTATTTCAAATTCACTTTTAAAAAGTAG
- a CDS encoding VOC family protein, protein MYIEHLAIWVKNLELMKDFYCRYFNATSNNKYINEKKQFQSYFLSFDGGPRLELMQMPTVPDSKDNVYDQFTGFIHFAVSLGSKEKVDEMTERFRADGFEVIDEPRTTGDGYYESVILDPEKNRIELTV, encoded by the coding sequence ATGTATATCGAGCATCTTGCTATATGGGTAAAGAATCTTGAGTTGATGAAAGATTTCTATTGCCGTTACTTTAATGCAACATCGAATAATAAATATATCAATGAGAAAAAACAATTTCAATCGTATTTTCTTTCGTTTGATGGCGGACCTCGTTTGGAGTTGATGCAGATGCCAACTGTTCCTGATTCAAAGGATAATGTGTACGATCAGTTTACAGGCTTTATTCATTTTGCTGTTTCGCTTGGAAGTAAAGAGAAAGTTGATGAAATGACAGAACGTTTCCGTGCAGATGGGTTTGAAGTGATTGATGAACCACGCACCACAGGTGATGGTTATTATGAAAGTGTGATTCTTGATCCCGAGAAAAACAGGATTGAGTTAACGGTTTGA
- a CDS encoding DUF2795 domain-containing protein: MFWTLELASYLEDAPWPATKDELIDYSIRSGAPIEVVENLQELDDEGEIYESIDDIWPDYPSQEDFFFNEDEY, translated from the coding sequence ATGTTCTGGACACTTGAATTAGCCTCGTACCTCGAAGACGCTCCCTGGCCTGCTACCAAGGATGAATTGATTGATTATTCGATCCGCAGTGGGGCACCCATTGAAGTAGTAGAGAATTTGCAGGAGTTAGACGACGAGGGCGAAATTTACGAAAGCATTGACGACATCTGGCCTGATTATCCAAGCCAGGAAGACTTCTTCTTTAATGAAGATGAATATTAA
- a CDS encoding ABC transporter ATP-binding protein: protein MLTCKQITKRYGSLEVLKGVDLQISKGEIVSLVGSSGAGKSTLLHILGTLDEADGGQVWLNNVQVNQLKGDELAGFRNRHIGFVFQFHHLLPEFTALENVCIPGWLGTKKKKEVEVRAVELLKMLGLSDRMQNKPAELSGGEQQRVAVARALINNPDIIMADEPTGNLDSTHARELHQLFFDLRKQFNQTFLIVTHNEELAVQCDRTVHMKDGRIVAGAN, encoded by the coding sequence ATGCTTACTTGTAAACAGATAACGAAACGATATGGCAGCCTGGAAGTGTTGAAAGGCGTGGATTTGCAGATTAGCAAAGGCGAAATTGTGAGCTTGGTTGGAAGCAGTGGGGCGGGTAAAAGCACTTTGCTGCACATATTGGGAACTTTGGATGAAGCCGATGGCGGACAGGTGTGGCTGAATAATGTACAGGTGAATCAATTAAAAGGAGATGAGCTGGCTGGCTTCCGTAACCGGCACATTGGGTTTGTGTTCCAGTTCCATCATTTGTTGCCCGAATTTACAGCGCTGGAAAATGTTTGTATTCCGGGATGGCTTGGAACGAAAAAGAAAAAGGAAGTGGAAGTGAGGGCTGTTGAATTGCTTAAGATGTTGGGACTGTCAGATCGTATGCAGAACAAACCTGCTGAGTTGAGTGGTGGCGAACAGCAAAGGGTGGCGGTTGCAAGAGCATTGATCAACAACCCTGATATTATTATGGCTGATGAGCCAACCGGCAACTTAGATAGTACACACGCACGGGAATTACATCAATTGTTTTTTGATCTGCGTAAACAATTCAATCAAACATTTTTGATCGTTACGCATAACGAAGAACTGGCTGTTCAGTGTGATCGTACGGTGCATATGAAAGATGGGAGAATTGTTGCAGGTGCGAATTAG
- a CDS encoding cob(I)yrinic acid a,c-diamide adenosyltransferase, whose amino-acid sequence MAHKIYTKTGDLGKTSLIGGTKVPKSHIRIETYGTVDELNSYVGLVTDHVADIHTKSVLKEIQDRLFTIGSSLACDPEKEPKMKIPDLKEKDVALLEKEMDKMNDAIPPMKFFVLPGGHVSVSTLHVARCVCRRCERLCVHMQQEEMFVEPLVIKYINRLSDYLFVLARYTGHQLGVQETPWKPRV is encoded by the coding sequence ATGGCACATAAGATCTATACAAAAACAGGCGATTTAGGAAAAACGAGTTTAATTGGCGGAACAAAGGTTCCAAAAAGTCATATCCGTATTGAGACATACGGTACTGTTGATGAATTGAATTCATACGTTGGTTTAGTAACCGATCATGTAGCCGATATACACACCAAATCAGTGCTGAAAGAAATACAGGATCGTTTGTTTACAATTGGTTCGTCATTGGCTTGTGACCCGGAGAAAGAGCCGAAAATGAAAATTCCTGATCTGAAAGAAAAAGATGTTGCCTTGCTGGAAAAAGAAATGGATAAGATGAATGACGCTATTCCTCCAATGAAATTTTTTGTTTTACCTGGCGGTCATGTTTCGGTAAGTACTTTGCATGTTGCAAGATGTGTGTGTCGCCGCTGCGAACGTTTATGTGTTCACATGCAGCAGGAAGAAATGTTTGTTGAACCACTTGTGATAAAATACATCAATCGTTTGAGTGATTATTTATTTGTATTGGCCCGTTACACAGGTCATCAGTTAGGCGTGCAAGAAACTCCGTGGAAGCCAAGAGTTTAA